In a single window of the Manis javanica isolate MJ-LG chromosome 16, MJ_LKY, whole genome shotgun sequence genome:
- the LOC108396399 gene encoding HLA class II histocompatibility antigen, DM alpha chain isoform X2: protein MGVWGLGIVWLVAPSPLVWYEDMDPGQSQGAALLRLLHLLWLLPHSWTAPEAPPLAWWDDLQNHTFLHTVYCQDGSPTVGLSETYDEDQLFSFDFSQNIRVPRLPEFADWAQKPGDTSTIFFDKGFCQAMIQEIGVQLEGQIPVSRGFPVAEVFTLKPLEFGKPNTLVCFVSNLFPPMLTVNWQHHLTPVEEAGPTFVSAIDGLSFQGFSYLNVTPSPSDLFSCIVTHEIDGYTAVAYWVPQNALPSDLLENVLCGVAFGLGVLGIIVGLVLIIHFRKPCSD, encoded by the exons ATGGGAGTTTGGGGTCTGGGGATCGTCTGGTTGGTGGCTCCCAGCCCACTTGTGTGGTATGAAGATATGGATCCTGGGCAGAGCCAGGGAGCTGCGCTGCTAAGGCTGTTACACCTTCTGTGGCTGCTGCCCCACTCCTGGACCGCCCCTGAGG CTCCTCCTCTGGCATGGTGGGATGACCTGCAAAACCACACATTCCTGCACACAGTATACTGCCAGGATGGGAGTCCCACTGTGGGGCTCTCTGAAACCTACGATGAAGACCAGCTCTTCAGCTTCGATTTTTCCCAGAACATCCGAGTGCCTCGCCTGCCTGAATTTGCTGACTGGGCTCAGAAGCCTGGAGATACTTCCACCATTTTCTTTGATAAAGGGTTCTGCCAGGCAATGATCCAGGAAATAGGTGTACAACTTGAAGGGCAAATCCCAGTGTCTAGAG GGTTCCCTGTTGCTGAGGTGTTCACGCTGAAGCCTCTGGAGTTTGGCAAACCCAACACGCTGGTCTGTTTTGTCAGTAATCTCTTCCCGCCCATGTTGACGGTGAACTGGCAGCATCACTTGACCCCTGTGGAAGAAGCTGGACCCACTTTTGTGTCAGCCATTGATGGACTCAGCTTCCAGGGCTTTTCTTATTTAAACGTCACACCATCACCCTCTGACCTTTTCTCCTGCATCGTGACTCATGAAATTGATGGCTACACAGCTGTTGCCTATTGGG TGCCCCAGAATGCACTGCCCTCAGATCTTCTGGAGAATGTGCTGTGTGGTGTGGCCTTTGGCCTCGGTGTGCTGGGCATCATTGTTGGCTTAGTCCTCATCATCCACTTTCGGAAGCCTTGCTCAG ACTGA
- the LOC108396399 gene encoding HLA class II histocompatibility antigen, DM alpha chain isoform X1, whose protein sequence is MGVWGLGIVWLVAPSPLVWYEDMDPGQSQGAALLRLLHLLWLLPHSWTAPEAPPLAWWDDLQNHTFLHTVYCQDGSPTVGLSETYDEDQLFSFDFSQNIRVPRLPEFADWAQKPGDTSTIFFDKGFCQAMIQEIGVQLEGQIPVSRGFPVAEVFTLKPLEFGKPNTLVCFVSNLFPPMLTVNWQHHLTPVEEAGPTFVSAIDGLSFQGFSYLNVTPSPSDLFSCIVTHEIDGYTAVAYWVPQNALPSDLLENVLCGVAFGLGVLGIIVGLVLIIHFRKPCSGD, encoded by the exons ATGGGAGTTTGGGGTCTGGGGATCGTCTGGTTGGTGGCTCCCAGCCCACTTGTGTGGTATGAAGATATGGATCCTGGGCAGAGCCAGGGAGCTGCGCTGCTAAGGCTGTTACACCTTCTGTGGCTGCTGCCCCACTCCTGGACCGCCCCTGAGG CTCCTCCTCTGGCATGGTGGGATGACCTGCAAAACCACACATTCCTGCACACAGTATACTGCCAGGATGGGAGTCCCACTGTGGGGCTCTCTGAAACCTACGATGAAGACCAGCTCTTCAGCTTCGATTTTTCCCAGAACATCCGAGTGCCTCGCCTGCCTGAATTTGCTGACTGGGCTCAGAAGCCTGGAGATACTTCCACCATTTTCTTTGATAAAGGGTTCTGCCAGGCAATGATCCAGGAAATAGGTGTACAACTTGAAGGGCAAATCCCAGTGTCTAGAG GGTTCCCTGTTGCTGAGGTGTTCACGCTGAAGCCTCTGGAGTTTGGCAAACCCAACACGCTGGTCTGTTTTGTCAGTAATCTCTTCCCGCCCATGTTGACGGTGAACTGGCAGCATCACTTGACCCCTGTGGAAGAAGCTGGACCCACTTTTGTGTCAGCCATTGATGGACTCAGCTTCCAGGGCTTTTCTTATTTAAACGTCACACCATCACCCTCTGACCTTTTCTCCTGCATCGTGACTCATGAAATTGATGGCTACACAGCTGTTGCCTATTGGG TGCCCCAGAATGCACTGCCCTCAGATCTTCTGGAGAATGTGCTGTGTGGTGTGGCCTTTGGCCTCGGTGTGCTGGGCATCATTGTTGGCTTAGTCCTCATCATCCACTTTCGGAAGCCTTGCTCAGGTG ACTGA
- the LOC108396410 gene encoding HLA class II histocompatibility antigen, DM beta chain isoform X1 yields the protein MITLMPLLLGLSLGCTRTGGFVAHVESTCLLDDDGTPKDFTYCVSFNKDLLTCWDPQEARMAPCEFGVLHVLANYLSDYLNRQENLIQRLSNGLQNCATHTQPFWGALTHRTRPPSVQVAKTTPFNTREPVMLACYVWGFYPADVTISWWKNGQPVLPHSNAHKFAQPNGDWTYQTLSHLATTPSFGDTYTCMVEHIGVPEPILQKWRLEGVKGNERSCTQIWGFLGQRRGRNQKAEEFLQRAREQDPRQAAETRHPCGELNLARQLERA from the exons ATGATCACACTTATGCCCCTGCTGCTGGGCCTCAGCCTGGGCTGCACCAGAACAG GTGGCTTTGTGGCCCACGTGGAAAGCACTTGTCTGTTGGATGATGATGGGACTCCAAAGGATTTCACTTATTGTGTCTCCTTCAACAAGGATTTGCTGACCTGCTGGGATCCACAGGAGGCCAGAATGGCGCCTTGTGAATTTGGGGTGCTGCATGTCTTGGCCAATTACCTCTCAGATTACCTCAACCGACAGGAAAACCTGATCCAGCGCTTGTCCAATGGGCTCCAGAACTGTGCCACACACACTCAGCCCTTCTGGGGAGCACTGACCCACAGGACAC GGCCACCATCTGTGCAGGTAGCCAAAACTACTCCTTTTAACACGAGGGAGCCCGTGATGCTGGCCTGCTATGTGTGGGGCTTCTATCCAGCTGATGTGACCATCTCCTGGTGGAAGAATGGGCAGCCTGTCCTCCCTCACAGCAATGCCCATAAGTTTGCCCAGCCCAATGGAGACTGGACGTACCAGACCCTCTCCCATTTAGCCACAACCCCCTCTTTTGGGGACACCTACACCTGTATGGTGGAGCACATTGGCGTTCCTGAGCCCATTCTTCAGAAATGGA GATTGGAAGGAGTTAAAGGTAATGAGAGAAGTTGCACACAGATTTGGGGATTCTTGggacagagaagaggaagaaatcagAAAGCAGAAGAGTTTCTACAAAGGGCCAGAGAACAGGATCCCAGACAAGCTGCTGAGACCAGGCATCCGTGCGGAGAGCTGAATCTTGCTCGGCAGCTGGAAAGGGCATGA
- the LOC108396410 gene encoding HLA class II histocompatibility antigen, DM beta chain isoform X2 produces the protein MITLMPLLLGLSLGCTRTGGFVAHVESTCLLDDDGTPKDFTYCVSFNKDLLTCWDPQEARMAPCEFGVLHVLANYLSDYLNRQENLIQRLSNGLQNCATHTQPFWGALTHRTRPPSVQVAKTTPFNTREPVMLACYVWGFYPADVTISWWKNGQPVLPHSNAHKFAQPNGDWTYQTLSHLATTPSFGDTYTCMVEHIGVPEPILQKWTPGLFPTQTVKVSVSAVTLGLGLIIFSLGLLSWRRAGASGYIFLPGSSYPEGHHIS, from the exons ATGATCACACTTATGCCCCTGCTGCTGGGCCTCAGCCTGGGCTGCACCAGAACAG GTGGCTTTGTGGCCCACGTGGAAAGCACTTGTCTGTTGGATGATGATGGGACTCCAAAGGATTTCACTTATTGTGTCTCCTTCAACAAGGATTTGCTGACCTGCTGGGATCCACAGGAGGCCAGAATGGCGCCTTGTGAATTTGGGGTGCTGCATGTCTTGGCCAATTACCTCTCAGATTACCTCAACCGACAGGAAAACCTGATCCAGCGCTTGTCCAATGGGCTCCAGAACTGTGCCACACACACTCAGCCCTTCTGGGGAGCACTGACCCACAGGACAC GGCCACCATCTGTGCAGGTAGCCAAAACTACTCCTTTTAACACGAGGGAGCCCGTGATGCTGGCCTGCTATGTGTGGGGCTTCTATCCAGCTGATGTGACCATCTCCTGGTGGAAGAATGGGCAGCCTGTCCTCCCTCACAGCAATGCCCATAAGTTTGCCCAGCCCAATGGAGACTGGACGTACCAGACCCTCTCCCATTTAGCCACAACCCCCTCTTTTGGGGACACCTACACCTGTATGGTGGAGCACATTGGCGTTCCTGAGCCCATTCTTCAGAAATGGA CACCTGGGCTGTTCCCCACGCAGACAGTGAAGGTTTCTGTGTCGGCAGTGACTCTGGGCCTGGGCCTCATCATCTTCTCTCTTGGCTTGCTCAGCTGGAGGAGAGCTGGCGCCTCTG GCTATATTTTCCTCCCTGGGTCCAGTTATCCAGAAG GTCATCACATTTCCTAG